From the genome of Azospirillum fermentarium:
ACCGACCAGGGGTGGCACCGGGGCATCGCCGCCGACCTGCTGCGGCTGGCCGCGTCGCGGGTGGGAATGATGCTGACCGTGGTGCCGACCCGGACGTGGGAAGAGAGCATCGCCACCAGCCAGGCCGGCACCTGCAAGTTCCTGAGCTTCCTCAACCGCACGCCCAAACGCGACGCGTGGCTGATCTTCACCGCCCCGCTGTTCGTCGATCCCAACGTCATCGTCACGCGGGAGGAGCACCCCCTGATCGACGATCTGGGCGGGCTGACGGGGGAAACCATGGTGCTGCCCAGCGGCACCGCCATGGAAGAACGGCTGACCACGGATTTTCCCAACCTGACCCTGACCACCGTCACCGCCGAGGCCGACGCCTTCGCCATGGTGTCGGACAAGCGGGCGTCGATGACCATGCGCTCCATGATCGTGGCGGTGCATGCCATCAAGAAGGGCGGATGGTTCAGCCTGAAGGTGGCCGGCACCGTGCCCGGCTATGAAAACCGCCTGCGCATCGGCGTCATCAAAAGCGAACCGCTGCTGCGCAGCATCCTGGACAAGGGCATCGCCACCATCACCGCCGACGAGCGGGAGCAGATCGCCAACCGCCACGTCGCCATCACCGTCCAGCAGAACATCGATTTCGAGGTGCTGTGGCGCATTCTGGCCGCCTGCGGGCTGGTGCTGGCCACCAGCCTGTTCTGGATCGTCAAGCTGCGCCAGATGAACGAGAAGCTGCGCCGCCAGTCGCGCACCGACAGCCTGACCGGCATCGGCAACCGCAGCTACCTCAACGAACGGCTGCCCCAGGAAATCGACCGCGCCCGCCGCTATGGCCGCCCCTTTGCCGTGGTGCTGCTGGACATCGACCATTTCAAGGCGATCAACGACCTGTACGGCCATCTGACGGGCGATGCCGTGCTGCGCCACTTCACCACCGTGATCCGGGCCACGGTGCGCACCACCGACATGCCGGGCCGCTGGGGCGGCGAGGAGTTTCTGGTGCTCTGTCCCGAAACCACCGCGGAACAGGCGCTGGCCCTGGCCCAACGCCTGTGCACGGCGGTGCGCGCCCATGATTTCCCCACCGGACGCACCCACACGGTCAGCGCCGGGGTGGCCGCCCTGATCCCGGACGACACGGTGGACGGCCTGCTGCACCGCGCCGACGCCGGGCTGTACCGCGCCAAGGCGGAGGGGCGGGACCGGGCCATGGCCCTCACCCCAGGCCCGGCAGAGACCCCAGATACGCTTCCTGCCAGCGGCGCCCCCGCTCCAGCTCCTCCAGAAGCCACTCGCGGAACGCCTGAATCTTCGGCAGCTTAGCCGTCGATTTCAGCGTCACGAACCCGTGCCCCGGCACCCGCAGCGGCGGGACGGCAAAGGGCACCACCAGCTTGCCCGCCTGCAGCTCCTGCTGCGCCAGCAGCAGGCTGTCCAGGCACACCCCCATCCCGTCCACCGCCGCGCTGATGGCCATGAACGAGCGGTCGAACCGCGGCCCGCGGTCGAGATCCAGCGCCACCTTGCGGTGACGGCGGTTCCAGTCGCGCCAGCCCATGATGTTGACTTCCGAATGGATCAGCACGTGGCGGCTCAGATCCTCGGGCCGGCGGATGGGGTTCAGCCCGTCGGCCAGCGCCGGCGAACACATGGGCACGATCAGGTCGTCGGGAAACATCTCCATCACGCACCCCGCGGGCGGCGGGCCGGGGTTGTAGCGGACCGACACGTCGATGGCCCCCTGGGTCAGATCCACCATGCCGACCGACGCCTGCAGCCGCAGGTCGATGGCCGGATGCAGGCTTTTCATGGCCGCCAGCCGCGGCATCAGCCATTGGGTCGCAAAGCTGGGCATGGAATGCACGGTCAGGATGGCGCCGCCCCCGGTGGTGGTGACGGTGCGCGTCGCCTCGTCGATGCGGGCGAAGGCCGCCGTCACCTCCGCCGCATACAGCCGCCCGGCGTCGGTCAGGGCCACCGACCGGTGAATCCGATGAAACAAAAGGACGCTGAGCTGATCCTCCAGCACCCTGACCTGATGGCTTATGGCGGAAGGCGTAACGGATAGTTCCTGTGCGGCAAGTGCGAAAGAACCGAGGCGTGCCGCGGCTTCGAACGCTTGAACAGCCTTGATCGACACCCGTCTCACCATGATCCGCCCCGTTTGTGCGTTGCACCGGATACATGAATTCAATTCAACGATTTGCGATCTTATTCGTTTGTCGGATTCATCTCAATAACCTACCCTCGTAGTCAGCCAAGCAGACCGCCACCACGGCGGGAAACCACACGGCATCCCAATCAAGACCGACAAGCCCCAGCCGCGGCCCAGCGCCGCCACGGGCGGGCTTTGCCAAAAGGGAGCGACAATGCTGCTGTCCAACAAGGTTTGCGTCATCACCGGCGCCGCATCGCGCCGGGGCATCGGGCGGGCCACCGCCCGGCTGTTCGCCCTGCACGGCGGGCGGGCCATCATCCTGGATCTCGACGAGGGACAGGCCGCCGAAGCCGCCCTGGAACTGGGGGAGGCGCACCGCGGCCTTGCCTGTGACGTCACCGACAAGGAGGCTTGCTTCGCCGCCGCCCGGCGGGTGGTGGACGAATTCGGGCGCATCGACGTGCTGGTCAACAACGCCGGCATCACCCAGCCGCTGCGCTTCATGGACATCGGCCCGGAAAACTACGACGCGGTGATGGACGTCAGCCTGCGCGGCACCCTCTACATGAGCCAGGCGGTGCTGCCGCACATGCGCGAGAAGCGGGCCGGCTCCATCGTGTGCATGTCGTCGGTGTCGGCCCAGCGCGGCGGCGGCATCTTCGGCGGCCCCCACTACAGCGCCGCCAAGGCCGGTGTCCTGGGCCTGGCCAAGGCGCTGGCGCGCGAGGCGGGGCCGGACGGCATCCGCGTCAATTCCATCACCCCCGGCCTGATCCAGACCGACATCACCGGCGGCAAGCTGACCGACGCCCTGCGCGCCGAGATCCTGAAGGGCATCCCGCTGAACCGGCTGGGCGATGCCGATGACGTGGCGCGGGCCTGCCTGTTCCTGGCCAGCGACCTGTCGTCCTACATCACCGGCGCCACGCTGGATGTGAACGGCGGCATGCTCATCCACTGACCCTGTGCGTTTCTGGGAAAAAGGAGAACGAGGGTGGAAACCGACGTGAAGGGGGCGGGGCCGCTCCTGTCCAACACCTCCCTGGCCGAACGCGCCTACCGCATCCGCCGCACGGCGCTGCGCATGGGTGCCGTTCAGGGCCAGGGCTACATCGCCCAGGCGCTGGGCATCGCCGACGTGCTGGCGGTGTCCTACTTCCACGCCCTGCGCTACCGGCCCGACGATCCCCATTGGGAAGGGCGCGACCGCTTCCTGCTGTCCATCGGCCATTACGCCATCGCGCTCTACGCCGCGCTGATCGAGGCCGGCATCGTGCCCGAGGACGAGCTTGAGACCTATGGCTGCGACGACAGCCGCCTGCCGATGTCGGGCATGGCCGCCTACACGCCGGGGATGGAAATCACCGGCGGCTCGCTGGGCCAGGGGCTGGCGGTCGGGGTCGGCATGGCGCTGGGGCTGAAGCGCAAGAAATCGTCGTCGCTGGTCTACACCCTGTTTTCCGACGGCGAGCTGGACGAGGGGGCCACGTGGGAAGCGGCCCTGTCGGCGGCCCACCACACGCTGGACAACCTGATCGGCATCATCGACGTCAACAACATGCAGGCCGACGGCCCGTCCATGGGCGTGCTGAGTTCCGAGCCGCTGGTGGCGAAGTGGGAAGCGTTCGGCTGGTTCACCCAGCGGGTGGACGGCAACGACATCGACGCGGTGACCGCCGCCATCGACGCCGCCCGCGCCCACGGCGGCTCCCGCCCCCGCGTCATCATCTGCGACACCAAGATGGCCAAGGGCGTGCCCTTCCTGGAAGCGCGGGAACGCAACCACTTCCTGCGGGTGGAAGCCGACGAATGGGCCAAGGCCCTGGATGCCCTTGATGCCGGGAGACAGCACGCATGAGCACCGCCACCCCCGCCGCCGCTCCGGTGAAAAAGCCGCGCCTGACCACCTCCGCCATGATCGCGTCGATCGCGGGCGAGGGGCAGCGGACCAAGGCGGCGCCCTTCGGCACCGCGCTGGTGGAACTGGCCAAGACCCGCCCCGATCTGGTGGGGCTGACCGCCGATCTGGCGAAATACACCGACCTGCACGTCTTCGCCCAGGCCCACCCGGACCGTTTCTATCAGATGGGCATGGCCGAACAGCTTCTGATGGCCGCGGCCGCCGGGCTGGCGCGCGAAGGCTTCCTGCCCTTCGCCACCACCTACGCCGTCTTCGCGTCCCGCCGCGCCTACGACTTCATCTGCATGGCCATTGCGGAAGAGAAGCTGAACGTCAAGATCGCCTGCGCCCTGCCCGGCCTGACCACCGGCTACGGCCCCAGCCATCAGGCCACCGACGATCTGGCGATTTTCCGCGCCATGCCCAACCTGACCATCATTGATCCCTGCGATGCGCTGGATATCGAACAGGCGGTGCCGGCCATGGCCGCCCACGACGGCCCGGTCTACATGCGCCTGCTGCGCGGGAACGTGCCGCTGGTGCTGGACGAGTACGATTACACGTTCGAGCTGGGCAAGGCCAAGATGCTGCGGGACGGCACCGATGTGCTGATCATCTCCAGCGGCTTCATGACCATGCGGGCGCTGGAAGCGGCCAAGGAACTGGACGGCGACCGGGTATCGGCGGCGGTGCTCCACTGCCCCACCATCAAGCCGCTGGACGCGGAGACCATCCTGCGCGAAGCGGCCAAGCCGGGCCGGCTGGTGGTGGTGGCGGAAAACCATTCCGCCATCGGCGGGCTGGGCGAAGCGGTGGCGGGGCTGCTGCTGCGCAACGGCGTGACGCCGGCGTTCCGCCAGATCGCCCTGCCCGACGCCTTTCTGGACGCGGGCGCCCTGCCCACCCTGCACGACCGCTACGGCATTTCCACCGCGGCGGTGGTCCGGCAGATCAAGGGCTGGCTGTAAACGCCGGCCCCACCAACGAAGAACACATCAATCCAAGGGAGAGAACGTTATGAAGAAGGCTTTTCTGCCGCTGCTGGCCGGCGCCGTCCTGGCCGCCGCCCCCGTGGCCCTGGCACCGGCGTGGGCGCAGCAGGTGCTGCGTCTGGCCCACAACGCCGCACCGGGCAACCCGAAATCCGACGCCTCCCTGAAATTCGCCGAGCTTGTGCAGCAGAAGACCAACGGGCGCATCAAGGTGGAGGTGGGCGGCAGCGCCCAGTACGGCGACGATACCGAAGCGCTGACCAACATGCGTCTGGGCACGCTGGCGTTCAGCGCCAATTCCCAGGGCACCACGTCGGGCATCGTGCCGCAGTTCGCGGTGCTGGGCCTGCCCTTCCTGTTCCAGGATCTGCCGCAGGCGTGGAAGGTGATGGACGGCCCCGCCGGCGACAAGCTGAAGGAACTGGCGCGGCAAAAGGGTCTGGTGGTCCTGGCGTTCTGGGACAACGGCATCCGCCACGTGTCCAACAACGTGCGCCCCATCACCAGGCCCGAGGATCTGGCCGGGGTAAAGGTCCGCACGCCCCCCGATCCCATCACGGTGGACATCTTCAAGGCGCTGGGCGCCAACCCCACGCCCATGCCCTTCTCCGAACTCTACATCGCGCTTCAGCAGGGCGTGGTGGACGGGCAGGAGAACCCGCTGATGAACATCTATTCGTCCAAGCTGCACGAGGTGCAGAAGTACGTCTCCCTGACCGGCCACAAGTATGAAGCGACCCCGCTGCTGGCGAGCCGGATGATCTTCGACACCCTGTCGAAGGACGATCAGAAGGCGGTCATGGACGCGGCGGCGGAGGCCGGAGTCTTCAACCGCACCGCCTCGCAGAAGGCCGACGCCGACCTGCGCGGCACGATGGAAGCGGCGGGCGTGAAATTCAACACCGTCGATCCCGCCCCCTTCGCCGCCAAGACCCAGAGCGTCTATGCCAAGTGGGAGGCCGAGTATCCCGATCTGGTCAAGCTGGTGCGCAAGGAAGCCGCCGCCGCCAGGAACTGACGCCAGGGAGACGAGGCGCTGATGATGCTGTCCCATGACCGGGAGGATGGTGTGGCGGGGGTTCCCGCCACACTCCTCCACGCAGCGGACACGGCCATCGCCGTGACCGCCGCCACCGCCGCCATCCTGTCCCTGGTGCTGCTGTTCCTGTCGCTGATGGCCGAAGTGATCGTGCGCTATCTGACGACCCAGGGGCTGGGGTGGCCGTCGGAAATGCCCAACATCCTGTTTCCCTGGCTGGTGATGGGCGGCGTGGTGCTGGCCGCCCAGCACGGCGCCCACATCTCGGTCACGCTGACGCTGGACCTGCTCGGCCGGCCCATGGCCCGCGCCCTGCTGCTGGCGATGCAGGCGGTGGTGGCCGCCACCTTCTTCTACCTCACCTACATGGGCTTCGCCGTGCTGGAGATCACCGGCTCGGAGGTGTTCCCGGTCACCGGCATCTCATCGCGCTGGGCCTATCTGGCGCTGATCGCCGGTTTTGCCGGGGTGGGGCTGACGGCGGTCATCACCTTCCTGCGCCTGCTGAGCGCCGACGATCCCCGCGCCGTGCGCGCCACCAACCCGGAGGACGAGGTATGACCCTCATCATGGTCGGTGTCTTCGGGGTTCTGCTGCTGCTGGCCTTCCCCGTGGGCTATGCCCTGATCATCAGCTCCGGTGCCGCGGTGATGACCGTGGGCGCGGTGCCGACGGTGATTTCGGTGGTGAAGCTGTTCCAGCCGACGCAGAGCTTCCCCCTGCTCGCCATCCCGTTCTTCGTGCTGTCGGGGGCGCTGATGATGAGCGGCACGCTGGGGCAGCGGCTGGTGCGCTTCGCCGCCGCCCTGGTGGGCAAGTATCCCGGCGGTCTGGCACAGGTGACGGTGGTGGGGTCCACCATCTTCGGCGGGGTGTCGGGATCGGCGGTGGCCGAAGCCTCGGCGCTGGGGTCCATGCTGATCCCGTGGCAGAAGCGCGAGGGGTATCCCGCGGCCTTCGGCGCCGCCACCACCGCCGCGTCGTCGGTGATCGCCGGGCTGATCCCGCCGTCGATCCCGCTGATCCTGTTCGCCGCGGTGTCCAACGCCTCCATCGCGTCGCTGTTCCTGGCCGGCATCCTGCCGGGGCTGATGCTGGCGGCGGGCATGATGATGGTGTGCTACGTCAGCGGCCGTCTGCGCAACTTCCCCCGGCTGCAAAGCGGGGGCGGGTGGCGTGCCCTGGCCCACACCACGGTGGCCGCACTGCCGGCGCTGCTGATGCCGGCGTTCATCCTGATCCTGCTGCGCTTCGGCATCGCCACCCCGACCGAGGTGAGCGTGATCGCCGTCGCCTATGCCCTGCTGGTCAGCGCGCTCATCTACCGCGACCTGACCGTCAAGCGGGTGATGGCGGCGCTGACCGGCACGGTCATCACCACCGGCGTGGTGATGCTGGTGATCGCCGCCTCCAATCTGGTGGGCTACGTGCTGATCATGGAGGCCATCCCCAACGCGGTGGCCGACTACGCCCGCACGGTGCTGAAGGAGCCGTGGCTGATCATCCTGGCCATGAACCTGATCATGCTGGTGGTGGGCATGTTCCTCGACCTGCCGGCGGCCATCCTGCTGCTGGGGCCGACCTTCGTGGCGGTGGGGCACACCATCGGGCTGGATCTGATCCAGTTGGGCGTGATGATGGCGGTGAACCTCAGCATCGGGCTGTTCACCCCGCCCATCGGCACCACGCTGTTCGTGTCGGCGGCGATTTCCCGCGAACCCATCGGGGCCATCGTGCGCGAGCTGTGGCCGTTCTATCTGGTGGCGCTGACCGTGCTGTTCCTGATGTCCTACATCCCCGCCTTCACGCTGTATTGAGGATACGCCGATCATGACGACGGTTGGATTTATCGGGCTGGGATCCATGGGTCTGCCCATGGCGCGCAACCTGCTGAACCGCGGCTTCGCCGTGCGGGGGTTCGACGTGAAGGCCGGCAGCCTGACGGCGCTGGAACAGGCCGGCGGCACCTCCGCCGC
Proteins encoded in this window:
- a CDS encoding diguanylate cyclase, producing MALFSRENRYGLFAFLALLAVASPAHAVRLTPEEQAYLRDNPVIHYCADPDWEPYEVITDQGWHRGIAADLLRLAASRVGMMLTVVPTRTWEESIATSQAGTCKFLSFLNRTPKRDAWLIFTAPLFVDPNVIVTREEHPLIDDLGGLTGETMVLPSGTAMEERLTTDFPNLTLTTVTAEADAFAMVSDKRASMTMRSMIVAVHAIKKGGWFSLKVAGTVPGYENRLRIGVIKSEPLLRSILDKGIATITADEREQIANRHVAITVQQNIDFEVLWRILAACGLVLATSLFWIVKLRQMNEKLRRQSRTDSLTGIGNRSYLNERLPQEIDRARRYGRPFAVVLLDIDHFKAINDLYGHLTGDAVLRHFTTVIRATVRTTDMPGRWGGEEFLVLCPETTAEQALALAQRLCTAVRAHDFPTGRTHTVSAGVAALIPDDTVDGLLHRADAGLYRAKAEGRDRAMALTPGPAETPDTLPASGAPAPAPPEATRGTPESSAA
- the gcvA gene encoding transcriptional regulator GcvA, with amino-acid sequence MVRRVSIKAVQAFEAAARLGSFALAAQELSVTPSAISHQVRVLEDQLSVLLFHRIHRSVALTDAGRLYAAEVTAAFARIDEATRTVTTTGGGAILTVHSMPSFATQWLMPRLAAMKSLHPAIDLRLQASVGMVDLTQGAIDVSVRYNPGPPPAGCVMEMFPDDLIVPMCSPALADGLNPIRRPEDLSRHVLIHSEVNIMGWRDWNRRHRKVALDLDRGPRFDRSFMAISAAVDGMGVCLDSLLLAQQELQAGKLVVPFAVPPLRVPGHGFVTLKSTAKLPKIQAFREWLLEELERGRRWQEAYLGSLPGLG
- a CDS encoding SDR family NAD(P)-dependent oxidoreductase; this translates as MLLSNKVCVITGAASRRGIGRATARLFALHGGRAIILDLDEGQAAEAALELGEAHRGLACDVTDKEACFAAARRVVDEFGRIDVLVNNAGITQPLRFMDIGPENYDAVMDVSLRGTLYMSQAVLPHMREKRAGSIVCMSSVSAQRGGGIFGGPHYSAAKAGVLGLAKALAREAGPDGIRVNSITPGLIQTDITGGKLTDALRAEILKGIPLNRLGDADDVARACLFLASDLSSYITGATLDVNGGMLIH
- a CDS encoding transketolase yields the protein METDVKGAGPLLSNTSLAERAYRIRRTALRMGAVQGQGYIAQALGIADVLAVSYFHALRYRPDDPHWEGRDRFLLSIGHYAIALYAALIEAGIVPEDELETYGCDDSRLPMSGMAAYTPGMEITGGSLGQGLAVGVGMALGLKRKKSSSLVYTLFSDGELDEGATWEAALSAAHHTLDNLIGIIDVNNMQADGPSMGVLSSEPLVAKWEAFGWFTQRVDGNDIDAVTAAIDAARAHGGSRPRVIICDTKMAKGVPFLEARERNHFLRVEADEWAKALDALDAGRQHA
- a CDS encoding transketolase family protein, yielding MSTATPAAAPVKKPRLTTSAMIASIAGEGQRTKAAPFGTALVELAKTRPDLVGLTADLAKYTDLHVFAQAHPDRFYQMGMAEQLLMAAAAGLAREGFLPFATTYAVFASRRAYDFICMAIAEEKLNVKIACALPGLTTGYGPSHQATDDLAIFRAMPNLTIIDPCDALDIEQAVPAMAAHDGPVYMRLLRGNVPLVLDEYDYTFELGKAKMLRDGTDVLIISSGFMTMRALEAAKELDGDRVSAAVLHCPTIKPLDAETILREAAKPGRLVVVAENHSAIGGLGEAVAGLLLRNGVTPAFRQIALPDAFLDAGALPTLHDRYGISTAAVVRQIKGWL
- a CDS encoding TRAP transporter substrate-binding protein; protein product: MKKAFLPLLAGAVLAAAPVALAPAWAQQVLRLAHNAAPGNPKSDASLKFAELVQQKTNGRIKVEVGGSAQYGDDTEALTNMRLGTLAFSANSQGTTSGIVPQFAVLGLPFLFQDLPQAWKVMDGPAGDKLKELARQKGLVVLAFWDNGIRHVSNNVRPITRPEDLAGVKVRTPPDPITVDIFKALGANPTPMPFSELYIALQQGVVDGQENPLMNIYSSKLHEVQKYVSLTGHKYEATPLLASRMIFDTLSKDDQKAVMDAAAEAGVFNRTASQKADADLRGTMEAAGVKFNTVDPAPFAAKTQSVYAKWEAEYPDLVKLVRKEAAAARN
- a CDS encoding TRAP transporter small permease is translated as MMLSHDREDGVAGVPATLLHAADTAIAVTAATAAILSLVLLFLSLMAEVIVRYLTTQGLGWPSEMPNILFPWLVMGGVVLAAQHGAHISVTLTLDLLGRPMARALLLAMQAVVAATFFYLTYMGFAVLEITGSEVFPVTGISSRWAYLALIAGFAGVGLTAVITFLRLLSADDPRAVRATNPEDEV
- a CDS encoding TRAP transporter large permease; the protein is MTLIMVGVFGVLLLLAFPVGYALIISSGAAVMTVGAVPTVISVVKLFQPTQSFPLLAIPFFVLSGALMMSGTLGQRLVRFAAALVGKYPGGLAQVTVVGSTIFGGVSGSAVAEASALGSMLIPWQKREGYPAAFGAATTAASSVIAGLIPPSIPLILFAAVSNASIASLFLAGILPGLMLAAGMMMVCYVSGRLRNFPRLQSGGGWRALAHTTVAALPALLMPAFILILLRFGIATPTEVSVIAVAYALLVSALIYRDLTVKRVMAALTGTVITTGVVMLVIAASNLVGYVLIMEAIPNAVADYARTVLKEPWLIILAMNLIMLVVGMFLDLPAAILLLGPTFVAVGHTIGLDLIQLGVMMAVNLSIGLFTPPIGTTLFVSAAISREPIGAIVRELWPFYLVALTVLFLMSYIPAFTLY